The following proteins come from a genomic window of Trifolium pratense cultivar HEN17-A07 linkage group LG4, ARS_RC_1.1, whole genome shotgun sequence:
- the LOC123921235 gene encoding uncharacterized protein LOC123921235: MSVVSLKNKYWVLRHGKSIPNERGLVVSSMENGIRSEFQLAPDGVNQAQLAANSFLKELEANNIPLANVRICYSPFSRTTHTANVVATLLNIPFHAPHCKVIQDLRERYFGPSFELLSHDKYTEIWAIDEKDPFVGPEGGESVKDVASRLAKSMADMESEFEGCAILVVSHGDPLQILQTILHAATKQKEPASDDLASVLDAVQVAPILSQHRQYALNTGELRGVI, encoded by the exons ATGTCTGTGGTATCATTAAAGAACAAATATTGGGTTCTGAGGCATGGGAAGAGCATTCCTAACGAGCGAGGCCTTGTTGTTTCTTCCATG GAAAATGGCATTCGCTCTGAATTTCAATTGGCCCCTGATGGCGTTAATCAAGCTCAACTCGCCGCTAATTCATTTCTAAAG GAACTAGAGGCTAACAATATACCACTTGCTAATGTGCGTATTTGTTACTCCCCCTTTTCAAGAACAACCCATACTGCTAATGTTGTTGCTACTCTATTGAACATTCCTTTTCATGCTCCTCACTGTAAG GTCATCCAAGATCTTCGAGAGCGCTACTTTGGTCCTTCCTTCGAGCTTTTATCTCATGATAAA TATACAGAGATTTGGGCAATAGATGAGAAAGATCCTTTTGTTGGTCCAGAAGGAGGGGAAAGTGTTAAGGATGTTGCCTCTAGACTTGCAAAATCAATGGCTGATATGGAGTCGGAATTTGAAGG ATGTGCAATTTTGGTTGTCAGCCATGGGGATCCTCTGCAAATCTTGCAAACAATTCTGCATGCAGCTACTAAACAGAAGGAACCCGCTTCTGATGACTTGGCTTCAGTATTAGATGCAGTTCAAGTGGCCCCAATCTTGTCCCAGCACCGCCAATATGCGCTGAATACCGGAGAGCTCAGGGGAGTCATTTGA
- the LOC123920869 gene encoding zinc finger protein ZAT3-like — MKSEDNSSDHSDDSSSQKKKDHQQHNRPCSSSLSGKKRKHEAESSSANNNNNNNNACTECGKKFWSSKALFGHMRCHPEREWRGINPPPNFRRRQQQQQQHTQSASSSHSFVNTMTPNDHEVASCLIFLANSKPRGVDDVVDHHHHQDNNGHFVCSCCNKVFGSHQALGGHRASHKNVKGCFANTTPITASTITASSSHHHHHEQQQHHNQMMVPRDGYNAGDVEGEAVNEISCGGGGHHQCSICFRVFSTGQALGGHKRCHWEKGETSGVVAAAAALDSAATTSNNNKSSSSVNVVDLNFPLPPPPPPPDDNDDPDDSSLDLRLGL, encoded by the exons ATGAAATCAGAAGATAATTCTTCTGATCATAGTGATGATTCTTCTtcacaaaagaagaaagatcATCAACAACATAATCGTCCAtgttcttcttctctttctGGTAAGAAGCGAAAGCATGAAGCAGAATCATCATcagccaacaacaacaacaacaacaacaatgctTGTACTGAATGCGGTAAGAAATTCTGGTCATCTAAAGCACTTTTTGGTCACATGCGTTGTCATCCTGAACGTGAATGGAGAGGCATTAATCCTCCTCCCAATTTCCGACgacgacaacaacaacaacaacaacacactCAAAGCGCTTCTTCTTCTCACTCATTCGTCAATACAATGACTCCTAACGATCATGAAGTTGCTTCCTGTTTGATTTTCCTTGCAAATTCAAAACCCAGAGGAGTTGATGATGTAGtagatcatcatcatcatcaagacAATAATGGTCATTTTGTGTGTTCGTGTTGTAATAAGGTTTTTGGATCGCATCAGGCTCTTGGTGGACACAGAGCAAGTCACAAAAATGTCAAGGGCTGTTTCGCCAATACAACTCCAATAACCGCTTCCACTA TTACTGCTTCTtcttctcatcatcatcatcatgaacAGCAACAACACCACAACCAGATGATGGTTCCGCGTGACGGTTATAATGCTGGTGATGTGGAAGGTGAAGCGGTTAATGAGATAAGTTGCGGAGGAGGAGGACACCACCAGTGTAGCATATGTTTTAGGGTGTTTTCCACCGGACAAGCACTCGGTGGTCATAAGAGGTGTCACTGGGAGAAAGGGGAAACCAGCGGagtagtagcagcagcagcagcattgGACTCTGCTGCAACAACATCCAACAACAATAAGTCTTCTTCTAGTGTTAATGTCGTTGACTTGAATTTCCCtcttcctccaccaccaccgccacctgatgataatgatgatcctGATGACTCTTCTCTTGATTTGAGGTTGGGACTTTAA